One genomic window of Acidobacteriota bacterium includes the following:
- a CDS encoding tetratricopeptide repeat protein yields MSSAKTSLALLAFAIAASTSACATAPKADKDAERAMKAAMQPASAEERAAANRADPLTRANFWAKENLKNEEDLEVSLEFARALREIGSHDRAIDVLAKALIVHPDDADALMLMGRIQMAKGDIPSAGRAFNRAVEVAPARAETWAALGTTYDRQGQHRLAQTAYQKALEIEPYRTTTLTNYGLSLVLSGDLAGAEAKLRAAAANPDAGARVTENLALVLGLQGRFDEMKTLSEASAPDQVVDQNVALLRALIQPARSWDALADTPQPTAVAALNTPAETPAASPTTPVEDSPGRTLRLRN; encoded by the coding sequence ATGTCCAGCGCCAAAACGTCCCTGGCCCTCCTGGCCTTTGCCATCGCCGCCTCCACGTCCGCCTGCGCCACGGCGCCGAAGGCCGACAAGGATGCCGAACGCGCCATGAAAGCGGCCATGCAGCCAGCCTCTGCCGAGGAACGCGCCGCTGCCAATCGCGCCGACCCGCTGACCCGCGCCAACTTCTGGGCCAAGGAAAACCTCAAGAACGAGGAAGACCTCGAAGTCAGCCTCGAATTCGCCCGCGCCCTGCGCGAGATCGGCAGCCATGACCGCGCCATCGACGTGCTCGCCAAGGCGCTGATCGTACATCCGGACGATGCGGACGCGCTGATGCTGATGGGCCGAATCCAGATGGCCAAGGGCGACATCCCCAGTGCCGGTCGCGCCTTCAACCGCGCCGTCGAGGTCGCACCGGCCCGCGCCGAAACCTGGGCCGCCCTCGGCACCACCTACGACCGTCAGGGCCAGCACCGCCTCGCCCAGACCGCCTACCAGAAGGCGCTCGAGATCGAGCCCTACCGCACCACCACGCTGACCAATTACGGCCTCTCGCTCGTCCTGTCCGGCGACCTTGCCGGCGCCGAAGCGAAGCTGCGCGCCGCCGCCGCCAATCCCGACGCCGGCGCCCGCGTCACCGAGAACCTCGCCCTCGTCCTCGGCCTGCAGGGCCGCTTTGACGAGATGAAGACGCTGAGCGAAGCCAGCGCCCCGGACCAGGTCGTCGACCAGAACGTCGCGCTCCTGCGCGCGCTGATCCAGCCCGCCCGCAGCTGGGACGCACTCGCCGACACGCCGCAACCGACCGCCGTCGCCGCCCTGAACACGCCCGCCGAAACCCCGGCCGCCTCCCCGACCACCCCGGTCGAAGACTCCCCCGGCCGAACCCTCCGCCTACGGAATTAA
- a CDS encoding toll/interleukin-1 receptor domain-containing protein: protein MKTSKIEASMTYVFVSYFREDVSKIRPLLDALDKLSIAYWIDEVGMELGEQWREKVKRKIDQAGAFLLCVSDQFYLRPTSYVHAELAIAIERAKTLAPSVPWLLPICLDQTKLPEVSIDETRSLTDLHSIRLADGDYNAIEHTALRLNAILTNPSLSLANIVVTSLKIAFRPTIIAGAEPFRIESLLYYHDLHPSGGDILLADGSWMPFPEYWKAYSDWFFDDLRRRENKQGGRVDRPHEPKVVVSNSSLRFQVRPGRIHLTAASFEHEQVIGQYGQKQGTTVSKWHSNTISFDVGARETKILLLRDTPASGFLWRNRPTKSDYYFTEIG from the coding sequence ATGAAGACATCGAAAATCGAGGCGTCGATGACCTATGTGTTTGTGTCGTATTTTCGCGAAGACGTTTCCAAAATTCGGCCGCTTTTGGACGCGTTGGATAAGCTTTCCATTGCCTACTGGATTGATGAGGTAGGGATGGAACTTGGCGAACAGTGGCGTGAAAAGGTCAAACGCAAAATTGATCAAGCAGGCGCGTTTCTTCTATGTGTTTCAGACCAATTCTATCTGCGTCCGACGTCCTATGTTCACGCCGAATTGGCGATTGCCATTGAACGCGCCAAAACACTCGCGCCTTCGGTACCTTGGCTGTTACCCATATGCCTTGATCAAACTAAACTGCCGGAAGTTTCAATAGATGAAACACGCAGTTTGACGGATCTCCATAGCATTCGTTTGGCAGATGGGGACTACAATGCGATTGAGCACACAGCATTGCGGTTAAATGCCATTTTGACCAACCCGTCGCTATCGCTGGCCAACATTGTAGTAACCTCACTAAAAATTGCTTTTCGTCCGACTATCATAGCAGGTGCGGAGCCTTTTCGAATTGAAAGCCTACTTTACTACCACGACCTGCATCCGTCCGGTGGAGACATTCTTCTCGCAGACGGTTCGTGGATGCCGTTTCCTGAGTACTGGAAGGCATATTCAGATTGGTTTTTCGACGATCTTCGACGCCGCGAGAACAAGCAAGGAGGTCGAGTTGATCGGCCCCACGAGCCCAAAGTCGTTGTGTCAAATAGTTCCTTGAGATTTCAAGTGCGCCCGGGCCGGATCCACCTCACTGCTGCAAGCTTTGAACATGAGCAGGTGATTGGGCAGTACGGCCAGAAGCAGGGAACTACCGTCTCCAAATGGCATTCAAACACGATTTCGTTTGATGTCGGCGCACGCGAAACAAAAATATTGTTGCTACGAGATACGCCAGCTTCTGGCTTTTTGTGGCGCAATCGTCCGACCAAATCTGATTACTACTTCACGGAAATTGGGTAG
- a CDS encoding cryptochrome/photolyase family protein: MTIRNLILVLGDQLSMRNPALLAGDRARDRILMVEVAEETTYVRHHKKKIAFILSAMRHFCAALREDGWTVDYVRLDDDPNRGSFRGEVERAAAQHGPERICVLEPGEWRVRADMDTWQAALGRSVDIFEDTRFLCSQARFRQWAAGRKQLRMEYFYREMRKATGLLMNGDAPAGGQWNYDAENRKPAKADLFMPRPRPAAPDAITRGVLDLVATRFGEHFGDLEPFWFAVTAEGAEAALQDFIAEALPRFGDFQDAMLEGEPFLYHSVLSLYINAGLLDPLHACRQVEAAYYSGHAPLNAAEGFIRQIIGWREYVRGLYWLKMPAYREQNALQATRPLPALYWTGETDMASMRAAIGQTKREAYAHHIQRLMVTGNFALLAGIDPHEVHEWYLAVYADAFEWVELPNTLGMSQYADGGQLGSKPYAASGAYINRMSDHCGNCAYDVNRKYGEGACPFNSLYWDFLARNEARLKDNPRMRQMYAAWARMPDDKQQAYRASAAAFLETL, from the coding sequence ATGACCATCCGGAACCTCATCCTCGTGCTGGGCGACCAGCTGTCCATGCGCAACCCTGCCCTCTTGGCGGGCGACCGCGCGCGCGACCGGATCCTTATGGTCGAGGTGGCCGAAGAGACCACCTATGTGCGCCATCACAAGAAAAAGATCGCCTTCATCCTCTCGGCCATGCGCCATTTCTGCGCGGCGCTGCGCGAAGACGGCTGGACGGTGGACTATGTCCGCCTGGATGACGACCCAAATCGCGGCTCGTTCCGGGGCGAGGTCGAGCGCGCCGCCGCGCAGCACGGTCCCGAACGCATCTGCGTGCTGGAGCCCGGCGAATGGCGGGTGCGTGCCGACATGGACACCTGGCAGGCGGCGCTCGGCCGTTCGGTCGACATCTTCGAGGACACCCGCTTCCTCTGCTCGCAGGCCCGCTTCCGGCAATGGGCCGCAGGCCGCAAGCAATTGCGGATGGAATATTTCTACCGCGAGATGCGCAAGGCGACCGGCCTCCTGATGAACGGCGACGCCCCCGCTGGCGGCCAATGGAATTACGACGCCGAGAACCGCAAGCCCGCGAAAGCCGACCTGTTCATGCCCCGCCCGCGCCCGGCAGCGCCAGACGCGATCACACGCGGCGTGCTCGATCTCGTCGCGACCCGCTTCGGCGAGCATTTCGGAGACCTTGAACCCTTCTGGTTCGCCGTCACGGCAGAAGGCGCCGAGGCGGCGCTGCAGGATTTCATCGCAGAGGCCCTGCCCCGCTTCGGCGACTTCCAGGACGCGATGCTGGAAGGCGAACCCTTCCTCTACCACTCCGTCCTGTCGCTCTACATCAATGCCGGCCTGCTCGATCCCCTGCACGCCTGCCGCCAGGTGGAGGCGGCCTACTATTCAGGGCATGCCCCGCTGAACGCCGCCGAAGGGTTCATCCGCCAGATCATCGGATGGCGCGAATATGTGCGCGGACTCTACTGGCTGAAAATGCCGGCTTACCGCGAGCAGAACGCCTTGCAGGCCACCCGGCCCCTGCCCGCCCTCTACTGGACCGGCGAGACGGACATGGCCTCTATGCGCGCCGCCATTGGCCAGACGAAGCGCGAAGCCTACGCGCACCATATCCAGCGGCTGATGGTCACCGGGAACTTCGCGCTGCTCGCGGGCATCGATCCGCACGAGGTCCACGAATGGTACCTTGCGGTCTATGCCGATGCGTTCGAATGGGTCGAGCTGCCGAACACGCTCGGCATGAGTCAGTATGCGGACGGTGGCCAGCTCGGCTCGAAGCCCTATGCCGCCAGCGGCGCCTATATCAATCGCATGTCCGACCATTGCGGCAACTGCGCCTATGACGTGAACCGCAAATATGGCGAAGGCGCCTGCCCGTTCAATTCATTGTACTGGGACTTCCTCGCCCGCAACGAAGCCCGCCTGAAGGACAATCCCCGGATGCGCCAGATGTACGCCGCCTGGGCGCGCATGCCGGACGACAAGCAGCAGGCCTACCGGGCCAGCGCGGCGGCCTTCCTCGAGACGCTTTAG
- a CDS encoding aldehyde dehydrogenase family protein, with the protein MSLIPLASATLARFSIPSAGTAGTLACRTPLSGEVLTHLTPDAPANVELAIARAAAAFATWRSVPAPRRGELVRLLGEELRAAKDDLATLVTLEAGKIPAEAMGEVQEMIDICDFAVGLSRQLHGLTIASERPGHRMMETWHPAGITAVITAFNFPVAVWAWNAALALVCGNPVIWKPSEKTPLTALAVMAVFTRAVQAFGEAPEGLAACLIGGPEIGAALAADARIAVVSATGSTRMGRAVGPVVAARFGKTILELGGNNAGVVCPSADLDLAVRAIAFSALGTAGQRCTTMRRLFVHASIADALVPRLKSAWASAKVGNPLTPGVLVGPLIDSAAGEAMTAALAEAKAADGEVFGGEAVEANGGVYRRPALVVMPGQVGPVLRETFAPILYVMTYTELSEAIALNNAVAAGLSSSIFTTDLREAERFVAASGSDCGIANVNIGTSGAEIGGAFGGEKETGGGRESGSDSWKAYMRRATNTINYSSALPLAQGIRFDTD; encoded by the coding sequence ATGAGCCTGATCCCGCTTGCTTCGGCAACCCTCGCCCGATTCTCCATTCCCTCGGCCGGCACCGCCGGCACGCTGGCCTGCCGTACGCCTCTGTCCGGCGAGGTGCTCACGCACCTGACTCCGGACGCGCCGGCCAATGTGGAACTGGCCATCGCCCGCGCGGCGGCGGCCTTCGCTACCTGGCGCAGCGTGCCCGCGCCGCGCCGGGGCGAACTGGTGCGCCTGCTCGGTGAGGAACTGCGCGCAGCAAAAGATGACCTCGCGACGCTGGTGACGCTGGAGGCGGGGAAGATCCCCGCCGAAGCGATGGGCGAAGTGCAGGAGATGATCGACATCTGCGACTTCGCGGTCGGCCTCTCCCGGCAACTGCATGGACTGACGATTGCGTCCGAGCGGCCGGGTCACCGAATGATGGAGACCTGGCATCCGGCGGGGATCACGGCGGTCATCACGGCGTTCAATTTCCCGGTGGCGGTGTGGGCGTGGAACGCGGCGCTGGCGCTGGTGTGTGGCAACCCGGTGATCTGGAAACCGTCGGAGAAGACGCCGCTGACGGCGCTGGCCGTGATGGCGGTTTTTACACGCGCGGTGCAGGCCTTTGGCGAGGCGCCGGAGGGGCTGGCGGCGTGCCTGATCGGCGGGCCGGAGATTGGCGCCGCGTTGGCCGCCGATGCGCGGATCGCGGTGGTTTCAGCGACAGGCTCGACGCGGATGGGCCGGGCGGTCGGCCCGGTCGTGGCGGCGCGGTTCGGCAAGACGATCCTTGAGCTGGGCGGCAACAATGCCGGCGTTGTTTGTCCGTCTGCGGATCTTGACCTGGCAGTGCGGGCGATTGCCTTCTCGGCGCTGGGAACGGCGGGCCAGCGCTGCACGACGATGCGTCGGCTGTTCGTTCATGCCTCGATTGCGGACGCGCTGGTGCCTCGCCTCAAGTCGGCCTGGGCCTCGGCCAAGGTCGGCAATCCGCTGACGCCGGGCGTGCTGGTTGGCCCGCTGATCGACTCCGCTGCGGGCGAGGCGATGACGGCCGCGCTGGCCGAAGCAAAAGCCGCGGACGGCGAGGTGTTTGGCGGTGAAGCGGTAGAGGCCAATGGCGGGGTCTACCGCCGCCCGGCACTGGTGGTCATGCCGGGGCAGGTGGGGCCAGTCCTGCGCGAGACGTTTGCGCCGATCCTCTACGTGATGACGTACACGGAGCTTTCCGAAGCCATCGCGCTGAACAATGCCGTGGCAGCGGGGCTTTCCTCCTCGATCTTCACGACCGACCTGCGCGAGGCGGAGCGGTTCGTGGCGGCGTCCGGCTCGGACTGCGGGATCGCGAACGTCAATATCGGCACCTCCGGCGCCGAGATCGGCGGCGCGTTCGGCGGCGAAAAGGAAACCGGCGGCGGACGCGAGTCCGGTTCGGATTCCTGGAAGGCCTACATGCGCCGGGCGACCAATACGATCAACTATTCCAGCGCGCTGCCGCTGGCGCAGGGCATCCGTTTTGATACGGACTGA